In Allomuricauda ruestringensis DSM 13258, the following proteins share a genomic window:
- a CDS encoding PepSY domain-containing protein: MGKRKKQAKILRIFRKVHRTTGALLFIFFFFISVSGLILGWKKNSNGYILPETQQGTTAELKKWLPVDSLHTIALNTINNEVPNTSFKVDRIDMRKEKGSVKFLFVDSFYEVQLDGANGNVLSIGKRRSDFFENIHDGSIVDDYLGTNGYIKLVYTNVMGISLLIFTITGFWLWYGPKRMRKAGKA; encoded by the coding sequence ATGGGCAAAAGGAAGAAGCAAGCCAAAATATTACGCATTTTTAGAAAAGTACACCGAACCACAGGAGCGTTATTGTTCATTTTTTTCTTTTTTATTTCCGTATCCGGTCTCATTTTGGGATGGAAAAAGAACTCCAACGGATATATTCTCCCAGAAACACAACAAGGAACTACCGCAGAACTAAAAAAATGGTTGCCTGTTGATAGCTTGCATACCATAGCACTGAATACAATCAACAACGAAGTACCGAACACCTCTTTTAAGGTAGACCGTATTGATATGCGAAAGGAAAAAGGATCGGTCAAGTTCCTTTTTGTGGACTCTTTTTACGAAGTACAACTAGATGGAGCCAATGGCAATGTTTTATCTATTGGAAAACGAAGGTCTGATTTTTTTGAAAACATTCACGATGGTTCCATAGTGGATGATTACCTTGGGACAAACGGCTACATCAAACTAGTATACACCAACGTAATGGGTATTTCCCTTTTAATTTTCACCATCACCGGATTTTGGCTCTGGTATGGGCCCAAGCGCATGCGAAAAGCTGGCAAAGCCTAA
- a CDS encoding PPK2 family polyphosphate kinase has translation MKEIKTEDYKVVDTVKLSEKDTYEDFGASKKKLKKELKDIRKDLGDFQDTLYAHGKYGVLVCLQGMDTAGKDSLIREVFKDFNVRGVVVHSFKVPSTLEKKHDYLWRHYIDLPERGKFSVFNRTHYENVLVTKVHPEYILGENLPKVESVDDIDNDFWERRYQQINDFEKHVADNGTIIFKFFLHLSKEEQRQRLLRRIHLKRKNWKFSPGDLEERKLWDNYQECYEEALSKTSKERAPWYIIPADNKKAARVIVASIMMEALKKYKDIEEPELDDEIKANLETFKQKLEKETT, from the coding sequence ATGAAAGAAATCAAAACAGAAGATTATAAGGTAGTTGATACGGTAAAGCTATCTGAAAAAGACACCTATGAGGATTTTGGTGCATCCAAAAAGAAACTCAAAAAAGAACTGAAAGATATCCGAAAGGACCTTGGGGATTTTCAAGATACGCTCTACGCCCACGGAAAGTATGGGGTACTGGTCTGTTTACAAGGAATGGACACCGCGGGCAAGGACAGTTTGATCAGAGAAGTTTTTAAAGATTTTAATGTTAGGGGAGTGGTGGTGCATAGTTTTAAGGTGCCATCCACCTTGGAAAAAAAGCACGATTACCTGTGGCGGCACTATATCGATTTGCCCGAAAGAGGAAAATTTTCTGTCTTTAACCGTACACACTACGAAAATGTATTGGTGACCAAGGTCCACCCAGAATATATTTTGGGAGAGAACCTGCCAAAAGTGGAATCTGTGGACGATATTGATAATGATTTCTGGGAAAGACGCTATCAGCAAATCAATGATTTTGAAAAGCATGTTGCCGATAATGGCACCATAATCTTCAAGTTTTTCCTCCATCTTTCCAAAGAAGAACAGCGGCAACGCTTATTGCGTAGAATCCACTTAAAGCGAAAGAATTGGAAATTTTCCCCAGGTGACCTCGAAGAGCGAAAACTTTGGGATAATTACCAAGAGTGTTATGAAGAAGCCTTGAGCAAAACTTCCAAGGAACGTGCTCCATGGTACATAATACCTGCTGATAACAAAAAAGCAGCTAGGGTAATTGTGGCCTCCATTATGATGGAAGCGTTAAAAAAGTACAAAGATATTGAGGAACCCGAGCTGGACGATGAAATAAAAGCTAATTTAGAAACCTTTAAACAAAAACTGGAAAAAGAAACCACATGA
- a CDS encoding VOC family protein, producing the protein MENHFLQGIDTVILRVSDIEKAKSWYTEKLGFKNVHEDKKLKLVVLDTFSPTSLTIWETQEKIVLNPNTASYPIFRTLDAHLAHQRLKLNGITVGEIITDHVVTYFTIHDTDGNILEVCQVHN; encoded by the coding sequence ATGGAGAATCACTTTTTACAAGGAATAGATACCGTGATTTTAAGAGTATCGGACATTGAAAAAGCTAAATCTTGGTATACCGAAAAGCTTGGATTTAAAAATGTTCATGAGGACAAAAAACTAAAATTGGTTGTTCTGGATACTTTTAGCCCTACAAGCCTGACAATTTGGGAAACACAGGAAAAGATTGTGTTAAACCCAAATACCGCCTCTTACCCTATTTTTCGTACTTTGGATGCACATTTAGCACATCAAAGGCTAAAACTAAATGGTATAACTGTTGGTGAAATTATTACTGACCATGTTGTGACATACTTTACCATTCACGATACTGATGGAAATATTTTGGAGGTTTGTCAAGTCCACAATTAA
- a CDS encoding YdeI/OmpD-associated family protein, producing MEKSEKLEGYYEKEHPFREGIAFLREIALKTEATEDFKWGMPAYTLNGKNVFGICKFKGHFGIWFFNGVFLNDPKKVLENAQEGKTKGMRHWKFHSLDEVDGKTVLSYMVEALENQKKGQEVKAEGTSKVVIPELLQSELTKNATLKGAFEKFTPYKQKEFCEYIAEAKQEKTKLRRLAKILPMISKGVGLNDAYR from the coding sequence GTGGAAAAATCCGAAAAATTAGAGGGCTATTACGAAAAGGAGCATCCGTTTAGGGAGGGAATTGCCTTTCTACGAGAAATTGCCTTAAAAACCGAGGCCACAGAGGATTTTAAATGGGGTATGCCCGCGTACACCTTAAATGGAAAGAATGTATTCGGTATTTGTAAGTTCAAAGGGCATTTTGGGATTTGGTTTTTTAACGGTGTGTTTTTAAATGATCCAAAAAAGGTTTTGGAAAATGCGCAGGAAGGCAAAACGAAAGGCATGCGCCATTGGAAGTTCCATAGTTTGGACGAAGTGGATGGAAAAACGGTGTTGTCCTATATGGTAGAAGCTTTGGAAAACCAGAAAAAGGGGCAGGAAGTGAAAGCTGAAGGAACATCAAAAGTTGTTATTCCCGAGCTACTGCAATCCGAATTGACCAAAAATGCTACATTAAAGGGTGCTTTTGAAAAGTTTACGCCCTATAAGCAAAAAGAGTTCTGCGAATACATTGCCGAAGCCAAACAGGAGAAAACCAAACTCCGACGGTTGGCCAAAATACTTCCCATGATCAGCAAAGGTGTTGGGTTGAATGATGCTTATAGATAG
- the pepT gene encoding peptidase T: MEKLLPRFLEYVTTDTQSDPYSKTTPSTEKQWDLAKKLVMELHQIGMQEVSIDENAYIMATLPNNLDKKVPIIGFVSHFDTSPDFSGRNVKPQIFENYDGKDIVLNRLKNIVLSPDYFEDLKAYVGQTLITTDGTTLLGADDKAGIAEIITAMEYLINHPEIKHGKIRIAFTPDEEIGRGAHKFDVEKFGAEWAYTVDGSQVGELEYENFNAAKAKITITGKSVHPGYAKNKMVNAIGIANAFLSHLPPSEVPEHTTGREGFFHVHNIKGEIEKAEIELIIRDHDAVHFEARKDLLNDIKDKLNKKYGEYVNLTIEDQYKNMREKVEPMFHIVEIAEEAMKSLQIEPIIKPIRGGTDGSQLSFMGLPCPNIFAGGHNFHGKYEYVPLESMEKAVKVIVKICELTATQIR; the protein is encoded by the coding sequence ATGGAAAAACTATTACCCCGATTTTTGGAATATGTGACCACGGATACGCAAAGTGACCCCTATTCCAAAACCACACCCAGTACGGAAAAGCAATGGGACTTGGCCAAAAAATTGGTGATGGAACTGCATCAGATTGGAATGCAAGAAGTGTCCATTGACGAGAACGCCTACATTATGGCTACGTTGCCCAACAATTTGGACAAAAAAGTGCCCATCATTGGTTTTGTTTCCCATTTTGATACTTCTCCTGATTTTTCGGGCAGAAATGTAAAGCCCCAGATTTTTGAGAATTATGATGGGAAAGACATTGTACTGAACAGGTTGAAAAACATTGTACTATCTCCCGATTATTTTGAAGATTTAAAGGCATACGTAGGTCAGACTTTAATCACCACCGACGGAACAACTTTGTTGGGTGCGGATGACAAGGCGGGGATTGCGGAAATCATCACGGCGATGGAATACCTGATCAATCACCCCGAAATAAAACATGGAAAAATACGGATTGCCTTTACCCCGGATGAGGAAATAGGCCGTGGGGCACATAAGTTTGATGTGGAAAAGTTTGGAGCGGAATGGGCCTACACCGTGGACGGCAGCCAAGTGGGCGAACTGGAATATGAAAACTTTAACGCGGCCAAGGCCAAAATCACCATAACGGGAAAAAGCGTGCACCCGGGCTACGCCAAAAACAAAATGGTCAATGCCATTGGAATCGCCAACGCTTTTTTAAGCCACCTCCCTCCTAGCGAGGTTCCCGAACACACCACGGGAAGAGAAGGTTTTTTCCATGTGCACAACATAAAGGGCGAAATTGAAAAGGCGGAGATAGAACTTATTATCCGAGACCACGATGCAGTCCATTTTGAGGCAAGGAAAGATTTATTGAACGACATCAAAGATAAACTCAACAAAAAATATGGGGAGTACGTCAACCTGACGATTGAAGACCAATACAAAAACATGAGGGAAAAGGTAGAACCCATGTTCCATATTGTGGAGATTGCCGAAGAAGCGATGAAATCGCTCCAAATAGAGCCCATTATAAAACCCATTCGAGGAGGCACGGATGGCTCGCAACTAAGTTTTATGGGCTTGCCCTGCCCCAATATTTTTGCCGGGGGGCATAATTTTCATGGCAAATACGAGTACGTTCCTTTGGAAAGCATGGAGAAAGCAGTGAAGGTAATCGTAAAAATTTGCGAACTTACCGCTACTCAAATCAGATAG
- a CDS encoding M20/M25/M40 family metallo-hydrolase — MRTVLLLAFLLVSTPFFSQTEDEKQIKAIYDEALTNGKAYDWLNYLSNQIGGRLSGSVQAQQAVDYTKAQLDSLGLDKVWLQPVMVPKWVRGVPEFAYFETKPGLTTNVPICALGGSVATPAGGLKANVVEVEGIEDLEKLGKDKIEGKIVFYNRPMDPTLINTFSAYSGCVDQRYSGAAEASKYGASGVIVRSMNLRLDDYPHTGSMGYGDTPLNERIPAAAISTKGAELLSTTLKLNPNVKFYFKQNCKQLEDVQSYNVIGEITGSTYPNEIMVVGGHLDSWDLGDGSHDDGAGCVQSMDVLRLLKETGYKPKRTLRVVLFMNEENGMRGGNKYAEVARNKNEQHIFALESDSGGFTPRGFSIDASPENVKQIQGWRDLFEPYLVHMFYEGGSGADIGPLKEDGIVLAGLRPDTQRYFDHHHAENDTFEHVNKRELELGAATMASLVYLIDKYGTIPIKKVKG; from the coding sequence ATGAGAACAGTCCTACTTTTGGCCTTTTTGTTGGTCAGTACCCCATTTTTTTCTCAGACCGAGGACGAAAAACAAATAAAAGCAATTTACGATGAAGCCCTGACCAATGGTAAGGCTTATGATTGGCTGAACTATCTCTCCAACCAAATTGGCGGACGTCTTTCAGGTTCCGTGCAAGCACAACAAGCTGTGGATTATACCAAGGCACAATTGGACTCACTGGGATTGGACAAGGTTTGGTTGCAACCCGTAATGGTACCAAAATGGGTAAGGGGAGTTCCTGAATTTGCCTATTTTGAAACAAAACCTGGATTGACCACCAATGTGCCCATTTGCGCACTTGGAGGATCAGTGGCAACACCCGCTGGCGGTTTAAAGGCCAACGTGGTCGAGGTTGAGGGCATTGAGGATTTGGAAAAATTGGGAAAGGATAAAATAGAAGGTAAGATTGTTTTTTATAACCGTCCCATGGACCCAACTTTGATCAATACCTTCTCAGCATATTCAGGTTGTGTGGACCAACGCTATTCTGGCGCGGCCGAAGCCTCAAAATATGGGGCGTCGGGCGTTATCGTGCGCTCCATGAACCTTCGTTTGGACGATTATCCGCATACAGGTTCCATGGGGTATGGCGATACTCCCCTGAATGAGCGTATACCCGCCGCAGCTATCAGTACAAAAGGAGCTGAATTACTGAGCACTACACTTAAATTAAATCCTAATGTCAAATTTTACTTCAAACAAAACTGTAAGCAGTTGGAAGATGTGCAATCCTATAACGTGATTGGAGAAATTACGGGCAGTACCTATCCCAACGAGATTATGGTGGTAGGCGGTCACTTGGATTCTTGGGATTTGGGAGATGGTTCCCACGACGATGGGGCCGGTTGTGTGCAAAGTATGGATGTGTTACGATTGTTAAAGGAAACCGGATATAAACCCAAGCGAACTTTACGCGTAGTGTTGTTCATGAATGAAGAAAATGGAATGCGGGGCGGCAATAAGTATGCGGAAGTAGCCCGTAACAAAAACGAACAACACATATTTGCATTGGAAAGTGATTCCGGGGGATTCACTCCTAGGGGTTTTTCCATTGATGCTTCTCCAGAGAATGTGAAACAGATTCAAGGATGGAGGGATTTGTTCGAACCTTATTTGGTTCACATGTTCTACGAAGGAGGAAGTGGTGCGGATATAGGTCCGCTAAAAGAGGATGGAATAGTATTGGCGGGATTGCGACCCGATACCCAGCGCTATTTTGATCATCACCATGCCGAAAACGATACTTTTGAGCACGTGAACAAGCGCGAATTGGAGTTGGGAGCAGCTACGATGGCCAGTTTGGTTTACCTTATCGATAAATACGGAACCATCCCCATCAAAAAGGTAAAAGGATAA